Proteins from one Mauremys mutica isolate MM-2020 ecotype Southern chromosome 14, ASM2049712v1, whole genome shotgun sequence genomic window:
- the LOC123349528 gene encoding uncharacterized protein F54H12.2-like, which yields MAFVHCGSEECAKSELDLFQIAPTQTSIEKSIYIEVPPLSAVTESAPIDFFIAGNGIDYMDLNNTLLYLCCKIVKGDGTELAADAEVGLVNYPVASIFSQLDVTLGDRLVSQSNNCYPYRAFIESVLNYSDDTLATQFSAGLFYKDTAGQHEKTELDGRNLGFVRRAKLTAESRTVELLGHLHSDLFFQEKLLLNGVDVKIKLTRSKDAFCLMGSAAEGFKLRIVSASLFVKKVRVAPGVRLGHAEALLASNAKYPVDRVGMKVFSIPAGSRVSNQENLFLGQLPKMLVLGFVDNDAFSGSYTKNPFHFKHYDINFVALYVDGEQVPTKPLQPDFEAGRCVREYMNLVQTAGKHMKDRSLLIDREEFAQGYTLFAFDLSPDQECADHYSLIKTGNLRAEIRFGKALTVTVNMIVYGVFDNVIEINQRRNVLFDYM from the coding sequence ATGGCTTTTGTTCACTGCGGGTCTGAAGAGTGCGCCAAATCCGAACTAGACTTGTTTCAAATAGCCCCTACGCAGACCAGCATCGAAAAAAGCATTTACATTGAGGTGCCACCTCTATCGGCCGTTACGGAGTCTGCCCCCATTGACTTTTTTATAGCAGGGAATGGCATAGATTATATGGATTTAAACAACACGCTGCTTTACCTGTGTTGCAAGATTGTAAAAGGAGACGGAACCGAACTTGCCGCGGACGCCGAAGTGGGCCTGGTGAATTACCCTGTGGCCTCTATTTTCAGCCAGTTGGATGTTACTCTGGGAGACCGCCTTGTAAGCCAAAGCAACAATTGTTATCCTTACAGGGCCTTTATAGAATCAGTGCTCAATTACAGCGATGACACCCTCGCCACGCAATTTTCTGCCGGTCTGTTTTACAAAGACACTGCTGGACAACATGAAAAAACAGAGTTGGATGGAAGGAATCTAGGGTTTGTGAGGCGTGCAAAGCTGACGGCCGAAAGCAGAACGGTAGAGCTGCTGGGCCATCTACACAGTGACctgttttttcaagaaaaacttttGTTAAACGGAGTGGATGTGAAAATTAAACTGACGCGCAGTAAAGACGCTTTCTGTTTAATGGGCAGCGCGGCTGAAGGCTTTAAACTGCGCATTGTATCAGCGTCCCTTTTTGTGAAGAAAGTACGGGTGGCCCCGGGTGTCCGTCTGGGGCACGCGGAGGCCCTGCTTGCCTCTAATGCTAAATACCCCGTGGACCGTGTGGGAATGAAAGTGTTTAGCATCCCTGCGGGCAGCAGGGTCAGTAACCAGGAGAACCTGTTTTTGGGACAGTTACCCAAAATGCTCGTCCTAGGGTTTGTGGATAACGATGCCTTTAGCGGAAGTTACACTAAAAatccctttcattttaaacattacgATATAAATTTTGTGGCCTTGTATGTGGATGGTGAACAGGTACCGACCAAGCCTCTGCAACCGGACTTCGAGGCAGGACGCTGCGTGAGAGAATACATGAATCTGGTACAGACAGCTGGTAAACACATGAAAGATCGTTCTTTGTTAATTGACCGGGAGGAGTTTGCACAGGGTTACACCTTGTTTGCCTTTGACCTGTCTCCCGACCAGGAATGTGCAGATCATTATTCCCTAATTAAAACTGGGAACCTGAGAGCAGAAATACGTTTTGGAAAGGCTTTGACAGTCACCGTTAATATGATCGTGTATGGGGTTTTTGACAATGTCATAGAGATAAATCAGAGAAGAAACGTTCTGTTTGACTACATGTGA